The Lactobacillus sp. CBA3605 genome contains a region encoding:
- a CDS encoding glycosyl transferase family 1, translating into MQKTTIKQLKQAVLATGNVVDHGTNTVTLAVSISDQQHRAKVQFIRQETFNQAWQEVETILATTPQHSWVRVESIQSIQRLPRAEFVQRLAATFRMNYWRYGVSFDADFKTALLEMEINGQAFFRPSKEHRIGRNRSGSWADYQRITPYLKQRMGSLPVDIEQTEFVWVFTTAGVFTDGDQLWTLETKENCAKGIRVLTDPQKEIASVIDQGETFLINQIKPDGQFVYGYFPSRQKVLSNYNCVRHFSSLYALLEAIPFTGRTADYVKVKQAIQWGLDNATIEQQGALFINDNGELKLGGQALLMLTLCQYQTVTGDKSFEPVLNKAFKGVPFFREASGKLNHVLNTDLTLKSAYRTIYYEGEVAFGLSRLYELNHDPAVLELVKQILDYMVANDYGKYHDHWISYAINEALQVFPDNRDYMALGLKNVFIHLKFIEERDTTYPTLLELVDAAVKMTDFVRASGNEDLLAPYDVIRLRQVLKYRAEYEVTTGSFLPELAMYYYRPAKFIGGFYARHDSFRTRIDDCEHFLSGLINYYNYTYQ; encoded by the coding sequence GTGCAAAAGACAACCATTAAACAATTAAAACAGGCCGTTTTAGCGACTGGAAATGTGGTGGATCATGGGACCAATACGGTCACCCTGGCAGTATCCATTTCTGATCAACAACATCGAGCTAAGGTTCAATTTATTCGCCAAGAAACATTCAATCAAGCTTGGCAAGAAGTTGAGACGATTTTGGCGACAACGCCGCAACACAGCTGGGTTAGAGTTGAAAGCATTCAGTCAATTCAGCGCTTACCACGAGCAGAATTTGTGCAGCGATTAGCAGCGACGTTCCGTATGAATTATTGGCGGTATGGTGTGAGTTTCGATGCTGATTTTAAAACGGCCTTGTTAGAGATGGAAATTAATGGACAAGCCTTTTTCCGACCAAGTAAGGAGCATCGCATTGGTCGGAATCGGTCTGGATCGTGGGCTGATTATCAGCGGATTACACCCTATTTAAAGCAACGAATGGGTTCACTACCAGTCGATATTGAACAGACTGAATTTGTCTGGGTCTTTACGACAGCTGGGGTCTTTACCGATGGTGATCAGCTATGGACGTTGGAAACGAAGGAAAATTGTGCTAAGGGGATTCGAGTGCTCACTGATCCACAGAAAGAGATTGCATCTGTGATTGACCAAGGCGAAACCTTTTTGATTAATCAAATTAAACCTGACGGGCAATTTGTTTATGGCTATTTTCCAAGTCGACAAAAAGTATTATCTAACTATAATTGTGTGCGACACTTTTCATCACTGTATGCCTTGCTAGAAGCGATTCCGTTTACTGGTCGTACCGCGGACTATGTCAAAGTTAAGCAAGCGATTCAGTGGGGACTGGACAACGCAACGATTGAACAGCAAGGCGCACTCTTTATTAATGATAATGGGGAGCTTAAATTGGGGGGCCAAGCCTTACTCATGCTAACGCTTTGCCAATATCAAACGGTTACGGGTGATAAAAGTTTTGAACCAGTTTTAAATAAGGCCTTTAAAGGGGTGCCATTTTTCCGTGAAGCTTCTGGGAAATTAAATCACGTGTTAAACACGGACTTAACCCTTAAAAGTGCTTATCGAACGATTTATTATGAAGGTGAAGTGGCATTCGGCCTATCGCGGTTGTACGAATTAAATCACGATCCAGCCGTTCTTGAATTGGTTAAGCAAATTCTAGATTATATGGTGGCTAATGATTACGGAAAGTACCATGATCACTGGATCTCATATGCGATTAATGAAGCCTTACAAGTTTTTCCAGACAACCGCGATTACATGGCGTTGGGTCTGAAGAATGTGTTCATTCACTTAAAGTTCATCGAAGAACGTGATACCACTTATCCGACGTTATTAGAATTAGTCGATGCCGCCGTTAAAATGACTGACTTTGTGCGGGCTTCCGGTAATGAGGATTTACTGGCACCGTATGATGTTATCCGATTACGACAAGTTTTAAAATATCGTGCGGAATATGAAGTGACGACAGGGAGCTTCTTACCAGAATTAGCAATGTATTATTACCGACCAGCTAAGTTTATCGGGGGCTTTTATGCACGACATGATAGCTTTCGAACTCGGATTGATGACTGTGAACACTTCTTATCAGGATTAATCAATTACTATAATTATACGTACCAATAA
- a CDS encoding glycosyltransferase, whose amino-acid sequence MFYFINEYLLPKNSSVEHSAMDRVKLFNHYQTPAKIVTKMYDRLLHQTIETFELPADHVLNMFDYFQQATTVPTKVYHTEELQLPVEYAVEVGANFSRVFNGDELVENVGFIPGTIGRVFYQEFMDNQGNRMVTDLWDWRGFKSSTQYFGQNGKLTMERYYTPAGKIAMEQYFVPDTKGNPLASRLIVKDYQGQGDRFFQNTTDLFNFFIAELSHQDTEVTTFISDRPGTGVQPLLQLNDDAKKYVMVPIYHAKALNDPLHAPLDGFLEPALDNAPHFNGFITSTTSQAQHLQTRFPQATVTQLPVVATTPLSQSQLTPITQRPKQLLYVGRLAEDRQLDQLIRVVALVKHQIPTIQLDLYGYGDTAYLETLIALIDELDLKTNVHLSGYQPDLKQRYQDYQLLLNTELVNGGPMAMPEAMAQGVPVVSYRFNYGPRDFINDGQDGYIVEPGDQLAMSNHIVQLLTDTKQLTAFSEAAYHKLHTEQTYLKVWHQWQRLLGLKNGG is encoded by the coding sequence ATGTTTTACTTTATTAATGAATATTTACTACCTAAAAATTCTAGTGTGGAACATAGTGCGATGGATCGGGTAAAGCTTTTTAATCACTACCAAACACCGGCTAAAATTGTGACTAAAATGTATGATCGTTTATTACACCAAACGATTGAGACGTTTGAATTGCCAGCTGATCACGTGCTTAACATGTTCGATTATTTTCAACAGGCAACGACAGTTCCTACCAAGGTTTATCACACGGAAGAACTTCAGTTACCCGTTGAATATGCCGTCGAAGTTGGCGCTAATTTCAGTCGTGTTTTTAATGGTGACGAGTTAGTTGAAAATGTCGGGTTCATTCCGGGTACCATCGGTCGTGTTTTTTATCAAGAATTTATGGATAATCAAGGCAATCGAATGGTAACTGATTTATGGGACTGGCGTGGCTTTAAATCGAGTACACAGTATTTTGGCCAAAATGGTAAGTTGACCATGGAACGGTACTATACGCCAGCTGGAAAAATTGCCATGGAACAATATTTTGTGCCGGATACGAAGGGCAACCCATTAGCGTCACGGTTAATTGTTAAGGATTACCAAGGCCAAGGGGATCGTTTCTTCCAAAATACGACCGATTTATTTAATTTTTTCATTGCTGAACTAAGTCACCAAGATACTGAAGTGACGACCTTTATTAGTGACCGTCCTGGGACTGGGGTGCAACCATTATTACAATTAAATGATGATGCTAAAAAATACGTTATGGTCCCTATTTACCATGCAAAGGCGCTAAATGATCCGTTACATGCGCCGTTAGATGGCTTCTTGGAACCGGCCCTTGATAATGCGCCTCATTTTAATGGCTTTATCACATCAACGACGTCTCAAGCACAGCATTTACAAACACGATTCCCACAGGCGACAGTTACTCAGTTGCCAGTAGTTGCGACGACACCGTTAAGCCAAAGTCAACTTACACCGATCACACAACGGCCTAAACAGCTGTTATATGTGGGTCGATTGGCAGAAGACCGGCAGCTTGATCAGTTGATTCGAGTCGTGGCATTAGTAAAGCATCAAATACCGACCATCCAACTAGATTTATATGGTTATGGTGATACGGCGTATCTTGAGACGCTCATCGCATTAATTGATGAACTTGACCTGAAGACCAATGTCCATCTAAGTGGCTATCAACCAGATTTAAAACAACGTTATCAAGATTATCAGTTGTTATTGAATACCGAGTTAGTTAATGGTGGGCCAATGGCAATGCCAGAAGCAATGGCACAAGGTGTACCAGTTGTGAGCTATCGCTTTAATTATGGGCCACGGGATTTTATTAATGATGGTCAGGATGGTTACATTGTTGAACCAGGCGATCAGCTTGCAATGAGTAATCATATCGTGCAATTGTTGACTGATACGAAACAATTGACGGCATTTAGTGAAGCTGCTTATCATAAATTGCATACTGAGCAGACTTACTTAAAGGTTTGGCATCAGTGGCAACGGTTATTAGGGTTGAAAAACGGAGGATAA
- a CDS encoding glycosyltransferase has translation MYYFLNDNLQFSKSGIEHAELKRLELFKQHQIPAKIVTRIFAMNLHAVMADAGLADTDLVNLFDFFCGSQQVSSQSVKLADFKIPADAIKTRKDRQVHVVRQGKLMMIIYLRPTEDEISNVQYFDINGKTLKMTWWDTRGMKCLEQLFDWDGKIVQEAYFGPDEQIHLEKLHFLNHAGQERITWRVLNYHGTSWTFNGLNDLTRFFYDELNQNDEENVFICDRTVECAWGLFNMVTPAKKILHLHNNHVGEEADSLHASFNNNYAHALNNWANWDAVISATPEQSADVIARFGQSIPAFTIPVGYVEETTLNAPQVPFEQRQKYLMVQVARLSPEKQQNHSIEAFQQVYAQFPEARLEFWGYANGDTEQQLKAQVKAANLEKVIQFKGYTNDVNAVYNHAQVGLLPSRAEGFSLMLLEAQAHGLPMIANDVKYGPSDIIQDGVSGVLTTAGNVQQLADAMLDLLSHQDKLATYSTNAYQNSQRYSAAAVFDKWQTLLEAFPSGAKPVAATVK, from the coding sequence TTGTATTATTTTTTGAATGACAACTTACAATTTTCTAAATCTGGGATTGAACATGCAGAATTGAAACGCTTAGAGCTTTTTAAGCAACATCAGATTCCGGCTAAGATTGTGACGCGGATTTTTGCCATGAATTTACATGCAGTTATGGCTGATGCTGGCTTAGCTGATACAGATTTGGTCAATTTATTTGATTTCTTTTGTGGCAGCCAACAGGTTTCGTCGCAATCAGTTAAGCTTGCTGATTTTAAGATTCCGGCTGATGCCATCAAGACCCGAAAAGACCGTCAAGTCCACGTTGTCCGCCAAGGTAAATTAATGATGATTATTTATTTGCGGCCAACTGAGGATGAAATCAGTAATGTGCAGTATTTTGATATTAACGGCAAGACTTTAAAAATGACTTGGTGGGATACCCGTGGGATGAAGTGTTTGGAACAGTTGTTTGACTGGGACGGCAAAATTGTCCAAGAAGCTTATTTTGGCCCAGACGAGCAAATTCATCTTGAAAAATTACACTTTTTAAATCATGCTGGGCAAGAACGGATTACCTGGCGTGTCTTGAACTATCACGGAACCAGTTGGACTTTTAATGGTTTGAATGACTTAACGCGTTTCTTCTATGATGAATTGAATCAAAACGATGAAGAGAATGTCTTCATTTGTGATCGGACAGTTGAATGCGCTTGGGGCTTGTTCAATATGGTGACGCCAGCTAAAAAAATCTTGCATCTGCATAATAATCATGTGGGTGAAGAGGCTGATTCGTTGCATGCTAGCTTTAACAATAACTATGCCCACGCATTGAATAATTGGGCTAACTGGGATGCAGTTATTTCAGCGACACCAGAGCAGTCAGCAGATGTAATTGCTCGATTTGGACAATCAATTCCGGCCTTTACAATTCCAGTTGGATATGTCGAAGAAACAACGTTAAATGCGCCACAAGTGCCATTTGAACAGCGTCAAAAGTATTTGATGGTACAAGTCGCGCGGCTATCACCAGAAAAGCAACAAAATCATTCGATTGAGGCTTTTCAACAAGTTTATGCGCAGTTCCCAGAAGCGCGTTTAGAATTTTGGGGCTATGCCAATGGTGATACTGAACAGCAGCTAAAGGCCCAAGTTAAAGCGGCTAATTTAGAAAAAGTGATTCAATTCAAAGGTTATACTAACGATGTGAATGCGGTCTACAACCATGCTCAAGTGGGACTTTTGCCTAGTCGGGCCGAAGGATTCTCGTTGATGTTATTAGAAGCGCAAGCACATGGGTTACCAATGATTGCGAACGATGTGAAGTATGGTCCTAGTGATATTATCCAAGATGGTGTTAGTGGGGTCTTAACGACGGCTGGTAATGTGCAGCAATTAGCAGACGCAATGTTGGATTTGTTGAGTCATCAAGATAAGTTGGCGACTTATAGCACTAATGCTTATCAAAATAGTCAACGTTATTCAGCGGCGGCAGTTTTTGATAAGTGGCAAACATTGTTAGAAGCTTTCCCGAGTGGTGCTAAGCCAGTCGCGGCAACTGTAAAGTGA
- a CDS encoding energy-coupling factor ABC transporter ATP-binding protein → MTLIKLENATYDYPDTQGLDQLSLTINTGELVCLMGPNGSGKSTLLRLLSGLTTTSQGQYWFNDQAITPAYLANPAQRQQLHQQIGMVFQNTDIQLFNPSVAEEIAFGPQQLGLSPAEISQRVTDCLELTDCVALRDRVPYQLSGGEKKRVALASVLALNPAVLLLDEPLNGLTIAAQQQMLALLKRLQAAGKTIIMASHNYQQVQAVGQRYLIFNAAHQIEADLTAAELSAQPQRQAQLQTL, encoded by the coding sequence TTGACCTTAATCAAGCTTGAAAATGCGACCTATGATTACCCCGACACACAGGGTCTGGATCAGTTGAGTCTAACTATCAATACTGGTGAATTGGTTTGTTTAATGGGACCAAATGGTTCCGGAAAATCTACCTTATTACGCCTGCTAAGTGGGTTAACCACCACTAGTCAGGGCCAGTATTGGTTTAATGACCAAGCAATCACACCGGCCTATCTCGCCAACCCTGCTCAGCGGCAACAACTGCACCAGCAAATCGGGATGGTTTTTCAAAACACCGATATTCAATTGTTTAACCCCTCAGTGGCTGAAGAGATTGCCTTTGGTCCTCAACAATTGGGATTAAGTCCAGCTGAAATCAGCCAACGGGTGACTGACTGTCTTGAGCTAACCGACTGTGTGGCCTTACGTGATCGTGTTCCTTATCAACTCTCCGGTGGTGAAAAAAAACGGGTGGCTTTAGCCAGCGTATTAGCACTTAATCCGGCCGTTTTATTGCTTGATGAACCACTCAATGGCCTAACCATTGCCGCCCAACAGCAAATGCTGGCCCTACTTAAACGCCTTCAAGCAGCTGGTAAGACCATCATTATGGCTAGCCATAACTATCAACAGGTTCAAGCTGTGGGCCAACGTTACCTAATTTTTAATGCCGCTCATCAAATTGAAGCCGACCTAACCGCAGCAGAACTGTCAGCACAGCCTCAACGTCAAGCGCAGCTACAAACTTTATAA
- a CDS encoding energy-coupling factor transporter transmembrane component T — translation MMSKVPTELPAWLQQAPQPVTAGKQRPFLARNQRRLKKLLAQFAQPAPVQTPSHWQLAPAIKLVRLLLLLLLITLIQNSLLLWGLALLLGGQLLSLSPRQLRRFTRDWAVSLLVALLVVLPSYWLTGPTTVLFFGIKTALLLANAHYYRLTTPFQDLLTGLKHLHCPDVLIMTLAIAITYLRMLGNYLLHTMEALDLRTVAPTKHPYHLIGALFGNLYLKSYAYALELYDAMEARGFNGHYVQVPTKQHHWQDYLSLSPELILMAVLLLGRL, via the coding sequence ATGATGTCAAAAGTACCCACTGAGCTACCAGCCTGGTTGCAACAGGCCCCACAGCCGGTTACTGCTGGTAAACAACGCCCATTTTTAGCACGCAACCAGCGCCGACTAAAAAAATTATTGGCACAGTTTGCACAGCCAGCACCGGTCCAAACACCATCGCATTGGCAACTTGCGCCCGCCATTAAATTGGTTCGATTGTTACTGCTATTATTATTAATCACTTTAATTCAAAACAGCTTACTCTTATGGGGATTAGCCCTACTACTTGGCGGTCAATTACTCAGCCTATCACCACGACAATTGCGCCGTTTCACCCGTGATTGGGCTGTTAGCTTACTCGTCGCTCTATTAGTGGTGTTGCCTAGTTACTGGCTGACCGGTCCCACGACGGTGCTATTCTTCGGTATCAAGACTGCCCTGCTACTGGCAAATGCCCATTATTATCGATTAACGACCCCTTTTCAAGACTTATTGACTGGACTCAAACACTTGCACTGTCCCGATGTCTTAATTATGACGCTAGCGATCGCCATCACTTATTTACGGATGCTCGGCAACTACTTGCTACACACCATGGAAGCATTAGACTTACGAACCGTTGCACCGACTAAGCACCCTTACCATTTAATTGGTGCCCTATTCGGCAATCTCTACTTAAAAAGTTACGCCTATGCTTTAGAACTTTATGACGCAATGGAAGCTCGTGGGTTTAACGGCCATTATGTGCAAGTTCCTACTAAACAACATCACTGGCAAGACTACCTGTCACTTAGTCCTGAACTGATTCTAATGGCTGTTTTACTACTAGGGAGGCTCTAA
- the cbiM gene encoding cobalt transporter CbiM, producing the protein MHIPDNYLSPATCGTLVAAMAPIWTVAVLKVKVQIKAHHETLPMLGIAAALAFLIMMFNLPIPGGTTAHAVGGTLLAVLIGPWAACLALTVTLLLQALLFGDGGILAFGANAFNMAVIMPFVGYACYRIGQKWHHEKIGLAVGAYLGINTAALVAGIELGLQPLLAHTANGTPLYCPYGLNVAVPAMLVAHLLVAGWVEVGFTLLVYQFVKKVAPLNLYQATPRTTRRPWLYLLVGLALISPLGLLASNTAWGEWSPSELQQRLGQSTAPLGMTHGIHFQALFQDYSIAGLPLAIGYILSALTAILLCLLLIRGLQHDVKSTH; encoded by the coding sequence GTGCATATTCCGGATAATTATTTAAGCCCTGCCACTTGTGGCACGCTCGTTGCCGCCATGGCGCCCATTTGGACCGTTGCGGTACTGAAAGTTAAAGTTCAAATCAAAGCCCATCATGAAACCTTACCGATGCTCGGGATTGCTGCCGCGTTGGCTTTTTTAATCATGATGTTTAATCTGCCAATCCCAGGAGGAACCACGGCTCATGCCGTTGGTGGTACCTTGTTAGCGGTGCTGATTGGGCCCTGGGCGGCCTGTTTAGCCTTAACTGTGACTCTGTTGCTACAAGCCTTACTTTTCGGCGATGGCGGCATTCTGGCCTTTGGCGCTAATGCGTTTAACATGGCGGTCATCATGCCGTTTGTTGGTTATGCTTGCTATCGTATCGGTCAAAAATGGCACCACGAAAAAATCGGCCTTGCAGTTGGGGCCTACCTTGGGATTAACACTGCTGCCCTAGTTGCTGGGATTGAGCTTGGTCTACAACCCTTATTAGCGCACACCGCTAACGGCACGCCGCTCTACTGTCCTTATGGACTCAATGTCGCTGTTCCGGCCATGCTGGTTGCTCATTTATTAGTCGCTGGTTGGGTGGAAGTCGGTTTTACGTTACTGGTTTATCAGTTCGTTAAGAAAGTCGCGCCACTTAATTTGTATCAAGCGACACCCCGGACAACTCGGCGACCATGGTTATATTTGCTGGTCGGCCTGGCGCTAATTTCACCATTGGGCTTACTCGCCAGTAACACCGCTTGGGGCGAATGGAGTCCCAGTGAGCTCCAACAGCGGCTCGGTCAATCAACCGCACCACTCGGAATGACCCATGGCATTCATTTTCAAGCCTTATTTCAAGATTATTCAATTGCCGGATTACCACTCGCCATTGGGTATATTTTATCTGCTTTGACGGCCATTTTACTTTGTTTATTATTGATCCGAGGTCTTCAACATGATGTCAAAAGTACCCACTGA
- a CDS encoding Crp/Fnr family transcriptional regulator produces MVLTDIEYLLSYLEAHHVPTIQKKRHTYLTYHGLAEHYTYVLKDGIIKNSIILQDGREFNLSYIAKPDVISLLRDEVSRSTDQPFNVRIESEYATFYQVNRVDFWKYVNHTPELQNYVKNYYRKKLSENIFRLQRMVMNGKKGAICAFIYSLVSLFGRQIKAGILIDFVVTNEDIAGFCGISSRSSVNRMLKELRADNVLLVQNHKFIIQDISYLLDQIAN; encoded by the coding sequence ATGGTATTAACTGATATTGAATATTTACTGAGTTATTTAGAAGCCCATCACGTGCCGACAATTCAAAAAAAGCGTCATACTTACTTGACCTATCACGGCTTAGCGGAACACTACACGTACGTCTTAAAGGATGGCATTATTAAGAACAGTATCATTTTGCAAGACGGTCGTGAATTTAATTTATCTTACATTGCTAAACCAGATGTCATCTCCTTACTCCGTGATGAAGTGTCACGCTCGACCGATCAACCCTTTAACGTTCGGATTGAATCCGAATACGCGACATTTTACCAAGTTAATCGGGTCGATTTTTGGAAATACGTCAACCATACCCCAGAGTTACAAAATTACGTCAAAAATTATTATCGGAAAAAGTTATCCGAAAATATTTTCCGCTTGCAACGGATGGTCATGAACGGTAAAAAAGGGGCAATTTGTGCTTTTATTTACAGTTTAGTCAGTTTATTTGGCCGCCAGATTAAAGCCGGGATTTTAATTGATTTTGTGGTTACTAATGAAGACATTGCGGGATTTTGTGGGATTAGTTCACGGAGCAGCGTCAACCGAATGCTAAAAGAATTGCGGGCTGATAACGTGCTATTGGTTCAAAATCATAAGTTCATTATTCAAGACATCAGTTACCTCTTAGATCAAATTGCTAATTAG
- the larA gene encoding nickel-dependent lactate racemase, with protein MVAIDLPYDKTTITAEIPEKNFAGKLVSQAATYHNKLSESETVEQSLNHPIGTDKLETLAQGKKNIVIISSDHTRPVPSHIMTPILLRRLRSVAPDARIRILVATGFHRPSTHEELVNKYGADIVANEEIVMHVSTDDSSMVQIGQLPSGGACIINKVAAEADLLISEGFIESHFFAGFSGGRKSVLPGVASYKTIMANHSGEFINSPKARTGNLMHNPIHKDMVYAARTAKLAFILNVVLDEDKKIIGSFAGDMEAAHKVGCDFVKELSSVPKIDCDIAISTNGGYPLDQNIYQAVKGMTAAEATNKEGGTIVMVAGARDGHGGDGFFHNLADVDDPKEFLDQAINTPRLKTIPDQWTAQIFARILVHHHVIFVSDLVDPALITGMHMELAKTLDEAMAKAYAREGQQARVTVVPDGLGVIVK; from the coding sequence ATGGTTGCAATTGATTTACCCTATGACAAGACCACGATTACCGCTGAAATTCCTGAAAAGAATTTCGCCGGTAAACTAGTCTCACAAGCTGCAACATATCATAACAAATTATCCGAAAGTGAAACGGTGGAACAGTCACTAAATCACCCCATTGGCACGGATAAATTAGAAACTTTAGCTCAAGGAAAAAAGAACATTGTCATTATTAGCTCCGACCATACCCGGCCAGTACCTTCACACATTATGACGCCCATTTTATTACGGCGGTTACGGTCCGTTGCGCCAGATGCACGGATTCGGATTTTAGTCGCGACAGGCTTTCATCGGCCATCAACCCATGAGGAATTAGTTAACAAATATGGTGCTGATATCGTTGCTAATGAAGAAATCGTGATGCATGTGTCAACCGATGATAGCAGTATGGTTCAAATCGGCCAGTTACCATCTGGTGGCGCTTGCATTATTAATAAAGTCGCTGCTGAAGCCGACTTATTAATTTCAGAAGGCTTCATTGAATCCCATTTCTTTGCCGGGTTCTCTGGTGGTCGTAAGTCAGTTTTGCCGGGGGTTGCATCTTATAAGACGATTATGGCTAATCATTCGGGTGAATTTATTAATTCACCTAAAGCCCGGACCGGGAATTTGATGCATAATCCGATTCATAAAGATATGGTTTATGCTGCCCGGACAGCTAAGCTGGCATTTATTTTAAATGTTGTTTTAGATGAAGATAAAAAAATTATTGGATCCTTTGCTGGTGACATGGAAGCAGCGCACAAAGTTGGTTGTGACTTTGTCAAAGAACTTTCCAGTGTCCCTAAAATTGATTGTGATATTGCAATTTCAACCAATGGTGGTTACCCCTTAGATCAAAACATTTATCAAGCTGTTAAAGGGATGACAGCCGCCGAAGCAACGAATAAAGAAGGCGGTACGATTGTGATGGTTGCTGGTGCCCGAGATGGTCACGGTGGCGATGGCTTCTTCCATAATTTGGCTGATGTTGACGATCCGAAAGAATTCTTAGACCAGGCCATTAATACGCCGCGTTTAAAGACGATTCCTGATCAATGGACTGCGCAAATCTTTGCCCGGATTTTAGTGCATCATCACGTTATCTTTGTGTCAGATTTAGTTGACCCAGCCTTGATTACGGGCATGCATATGGAACTCGCTAAAACCTTAGATGAAGCAATGGCTAAAGCTTATGCTCGCGAAGGCCAGCAGGCTCGAGTTACCGTTGTTCCTGACGGTTTAGGTGTCATTGTAAAATAA
- the larB gene encoding nickel pincer cofactor biosynthesis protein LarB, which translates to MTTDEILQAVAAGSLSPTAAASQLEATQTADLGFANVDLSRQHRNGFPEVVYGAGKTATQIVDIVKAMTTTAAPILTTRLSAAKFAAIQPALPTAVYHATAQCMTVGALNPVESADYIAVVTAGTSDMPVAEEAVITAQTFGNRVERVYDVGVAGIHRLFAKLDVIRGAKVVIVVAGMEGALASVVGGLIDKPLIAVPTSVGYGTNFQGMTALLTMLNSCASGITVVNIDNGFGAAYSASMINQL; encoded by the coding sequence ATGACAACTGATGAAATCTTACAAGCCGTCGCTGCTGGTAGCCTTAGTCCAACGGCTGCCGCAAGTCAATTAGAAGCCACGCAAACGGCTGATTTAGGGTTTGCTAATGTTGATTTAAGTCGCCAACATCGCAATGGGTTTCCAGAGGTCGTCTACGGTGCAGGTAAAACTGCGACTCAAATTGTCGATATTGTAAAAGCGATGACTACTACAGCGGCGCCGATTTTAACGACACGATTGTCAGCAGCTAAGTTTGCGGCTATTCAGCCGGCCTTACCAACAGCGGTGTATCATGCCACGGCCCAATGCATGACGGTTGGGGCGTTAAACCCAGTTGAGTCAGCGGATTATATTGCTGTGGTAACAGCCGGGACGTCGGACATGCCGGTAGCAGAAGAAGCGGTGATTACCGCCCAAACTTTTGGTAACCGGGTTGAACGGGTCTACGATGTCGGTGTGGCTGGGATTCATCGGTTATTTGCTAAGCTAGACGTGATTCGTGGCGCTAAAGTCGTCATCGTGGTCGCGGGCATGGAAGGCGCTTTAGCCAGTGTCGTTGGTGGCTTGATTGATAAACCTTTAATTGCTGTACCGACCAGTGTCGGTTATGGCACAAATTTCCAAGGCATGACCGCATTGTTGACCATGCTAAATAGCTGTGCGTCTGGAATTACCGTAGTTAATATTGATAATGGTTTTGGCGCAGCGTATTCGGCCAGCATGATTAATCAATTATAG
- a CDS encoding LarC family nickel insertion protein — translation MRILYLDAFSGISGDMFLGALLDLGLDFEALKTELAKLPVTGYTLTHVRQAKSSIYGTSFDVQVAGGKDHGFVEHHHPDAGHHHHGAARHLSDILTLIDNSALSTTVKERAQAIFTEIAQAEATVHQMPLAEVHFHEVGALDSIVDIVGCCVALELMQIDQIIASPLSDGSGFIQVAHGQMPVPVPAVMQMRVGTQIPIHQRLDVQTELITPTGMGLVKTLVHEFGPLPADQTPLKVGYGFGQRDTGGFNALRAVLFEKKN, via the coding sequence ATGCGAATACTTTATTTAGATGCTTTTTCCGGAATTAGCGGGGATATGTTTTTAGGGGCACTCTTGGATTTAGGCTTGGATTTTGAAGCCTTAAAAACGGAACTCGCCAAGTTACCCGTGACTGGCTATACCTTAACCCATGTCCGACAAGCTAAAAGTAGTATTTATGGGACTAGCTTTGATGTGCAAGTCGCTGGTGGCAAGGATCATGGGTTCGTGGAACATCATCATCCTGATGCTGGTCACCATCACCATGGTGCGGCCCGTCATTTAAGCGATATTTTAACGCTAATTGATAATAGTGCCTTGTCGACCACGGTTAAGGAACGGGCGCAGGCCATTTTCACTGAAATTGCGCAAGCTGAAGCTACCGTCCATCAAATGCCACTTGCCGAGGTTCATTTTCATGAAGTCGGGGCATTAGACTCGATTGTGGATATCGTCGGCTGTTGTGTGGCATTGGAATTGATGCAAATTGACCAGATAATCGCGTCACCATTAAGTGATGGTAGCGGGTTTATCCAGGTGGCGCATGGGCAGATGCCCGTACCAGTGCCTGCTGTGATGCAGATGCGTGTCGGTACCCAGATTCCAATTCACCAACGGTTAGATGTGCAAACAGAATTGATTACGCCAACCGGGATGGGCTTGGTTAAAACTTTAGTGCATGAGTTTGGGCCATTACCTGCAGATCAGACGCCACTCAAGGTTGGCTATGGTTTTGGGCAACGTGATACCGGTGGCTTCAATGCGTTACGCGCGGTTTTATTCGAAAAAAAAAACTAA